One window of Dechloromonas sp. ZY10 genomic DNA carries:
- a CDS encoding ATP-binding protein, with protein sequence MLLPFVAKSPAQAFRRATLATGVMFVLFALSFAIYVSTEKRIDQANELRIRSFLLADELRQSSDDLTRMVRSYVATGEVGYRQYFFTILDIREGRQPRPPDYHNIYWDRVLAGETMPVGDEAVPLLELMRRAGFTAEEFAKLSEAKANSDVLVRLERTAMRMVEEQGAAPAEALLLVHGREYHQAKAAIMKPIGEFYRMVDLRTQAAVEATSHMAWVMRLVFIVFALLLVLMIRYLYQTLRTTLGGDVGAVHAQIERLAAGDFSEPAGAAGQGENVLGWLAETRGRLRRMEQARRQAERDSRQQLEALVGQRTEELTAAKEAAEAASRAKGAFVANMSHEIRTPLNAITGMAHLMRQGGLPPEQMERLEKLETAGRHLFAIVNDILDLSKIEAGKLELVDEPLSPACLVTNVLSILQVQAQARGLELSHELGPVYAPLRGDPGRLQQGLLNYVGNAVKFTERGRVVVRLKQLAESSDDVLLHFAVEDSGIGIAPEVLPRLFASFEQADNSHTRRFGGTGLGLAITRRLAQMMGGDAGVSSTLGKGSLFWFTVRLRKGQVPTPTVSPLPVAGLAPPAGRVLLVEDEPINCEIALSLLAELSSLLQVDVAANGRIAVGLAGENFYDLILMDMQMPEMDGLSATRAIRAMPQHAQTPIVAMTANALAESRTACSQAGMNDFLAKPVEPAVLFAMVGKWLQK encoded by the coding sequence ATGCTCCTTCCCTTCGTCGCCAAATCTCCAGCTCAGGCTTTTCGGCGCGCCACTTTGGCGACCGGCGTGATGTTCGTGCTGTTCGCACTGAGCTTTGCCATTTATGTCAGTACTGAAAAACGGATCGACCAGGCGAACGAGTTGCGGATCCGTTCCTTCCTGCTGGCCGACGAATTGCGCCAATCCTCCGATGACCTGACGCGCATGGTGCGCAGTTATGTCGCGACCGGCGAGGTTGGTTACCGGCAGTATTTTTTCACCATTCTCGATATCCGTGAGGGCCGGCAGCCGCGTCCGCCCGATTATCACAATATTTACTGGGACCGGGTCCTGGCGGGCGAGACCATGCCCGTCGGGGATGAAGCGGTGCCCTTGCTCGAATTGATGCGTCGGGCCGGATTCACGGCCGAGGAGTTCGCCAAGCTGAGCGAAGCCAAGGCCAATTCGGATGTCCTGGTACGCCTCGAGCGGACGGCCATGCGCATGGTCGAGGAGCAGGGGGCGGCACCGGCCGAGGCCTTGTTGCTGGTCCATGGGCGTGAGTACCACCAGGCCAAGGCAGCGATCATGAAGCCGATCGGCGAGTTTTACCGGATGGTCGACCTGCGGACGCAGGCGGCGGTCGAGGCGACCAGCCACATGGCCTGGGTGATGCGGCTGGTGTTCATCGTGTTCGCTTTGTTGCTGGTGCTGATGATCCGCTACCTCTACCAGACCTTGCGGACGACCCTGGGCGGCGATGTCGGCGCTGTTCATGCCCAGATCGAACGGCTCGCTGCCGGCGATTTTTCTGAACCGGCGGGTGCCGCCGGGCAGGGGGAGAACGTCCTTGGCTGGCTGGCGGAGACTCGGGGGCGTCTGCGCCGGATGGAACAGGCCCGGCGTCAGGCCGAGCGCGATAGCCGGCAGCAGCTTGAAGCCCTGGTCGGTCAGCGGACCGAGGAACTGACCGCTGCCAAGGAGGCTGCTGAAGCGGCCAGTCGGGCCAAGGGCGCCTTTGTCGCCAACATGTCGCACGAAATTCGCACGCCTCTGAATGCGATTACCGGGATGGCGCATCTGATGCGTCAGGGCGGGCTGCCTCCCGAGCAGATGGAGCGTCTCGAAAAGCTGGAAACCGCCGGGCGCCACCTTTTTGCCATCGTTAATGACATTCTTGATTTGTCCAAGATTGAGGCCGGCAAGCTGGAGTTGGTGGACGAGCCGCTGTCGCCAGCTTGTCTGGTGACTAATGTGCTGTCCATTCTGCAGGTTCAGGCGCAAGCACGAGGCCTGGAACTGAGCCACGAACTCGGGCCGGTATATGCTCCTCTCCGGGGGGATCCCGGACGTTTGCAGCAAGGCCTGCTCAATTATGTCGGCAATGCCGTCAAGTTCACCGAGCGTGGCCGGGTGGTGGTGCGCCTCAAGCAGTTGGCCGAAAGCAGCGACGATGTCTTGCTGCATTTTGCGGTCGAAGACAGCGGGATCGGGATTGCGCCTGAGGTTCTGCCCCGCCTGTTCGCATCCTTCGAACAGGCTGACAATTCGCATACCCGGCGTTTTGGCGGTACCGGTCTGGGCTTGGCGATTACCCGCAGGCTGGCGCAGATGATGGGAGGCGATGCCGGGGTCAGCAGTACCTTGGGCAAGGGGAGCCTGTTCTGGTTTACCGTGCGCTTGCGCAAGGGGCAGGTACCGACGCCGACTGTTTCTCCGTTGCCGGTCGCCGGACTGGCGCCTCCGGCTGGGCGGGTGTTGCTGGTCGAGGATGAGCCGATCAATTGCGAGATTGCGTTATCCCTATTGGCGGAGCTCAGTTCCTTGTTGCAGGTTGATGTGGCTGCGAACGGCCGGATTGCGGTAGGTCTTGCGGGGGAAAATTTCTACGACTTGATTCTGATGGACATGCAGATGCCGGAAATGGATGGCTTGAGCGCCACCCGGGCCATCCGGGCAATGCCGCAGCACGCGCAGACGCCGATCGTGGCAATGACCGCAAATGCCCTGGCCGAGAGCCGCACGGCCTGCAGCCAGGCCGGGATGAATGATTTTCTGGCCAAGCCGGTGGAGCCGGCGGTGTTGTTTGCCATGGTGGGCAAGTGGTTGCAGAAGTAG
- a CDS encoding endonuclease/exonuclease/phosphatase family protein: MKMPALHVATYNIHKGFSQFNRRMMVHELRERLRHLNPDIVFLQEVQGLHLQHAENHADWPAAPQHEFLADEHWLDSAYGRNMIYDHGHHGNAILSRFPILHSHNQDVTHLHFEKRGLLHCRIQLPETVAHCVCVHLSLFGHSRRRQMEALADYLDREADPQAPLIIAGDFNDWRNRAGDQLARRLGLSEAFSCPRGIPARSFPAALPMFRLDRIYLRGFAVHRTEIHHGPPWSAISDHAALSAHLTRHAS, translated from the coding sequence ATGAAAATGCCCGCGCTGCATGTCGCCACCTACAACATCCACAAGGGCTTTTCGCAATTCAACCGGCGGATGATGGTGCACGAGTTGCGCGAGCGGCTGCGCCATCTCAACCCGGACATCGTCTTCCTGCAGGAAGTCCAGGGCCTGCACCTGCAGCACGCCGAAAATCATGCCGACTGGCCGGCCGCGCCGCAGCACGAGTTCCTCGCCGACGAGCACTGGCTGGACAGCGCCTACGGGCGCAACATGATCTACGACCACGGCCACCACGGCAACGCGATCCTGTCGCGCTTTCCGATCCTGCACAGCCACAACCAGGACGTCACCCACCTGCACTTTGAAAAACGCGGCCTGCTGCACTGCCGCATCCAGTTGCCGGAAACCGTCGCCCATTGTGTCTGCGTGCACCTGTCGCTGTTCGGTCATTCGCGGCGGCGGCAGATGGAGGCGCTGGCCGACTATCTCGACCGCGAGGCCGACCCGCAGGCACCGCTGATCATCGCCGGCGATTTCAACGACTGGCGCAACCGCGCCGGTGACCAGCTTGCCCGCCGCCTCGGCCTGAGCGAAGCCTTCAGCTGTCCACGCGGCATCCCGGCGCGCAGTTTTCCGGCCGCCTTGCCGATGTTCCGCCTCGACCGCATCTACCTGCGCGGCTTCGCCGTGCACCGTACCGAAATCCACCACGGCCCGCCGTGGTCGGCCATTTCCGACCACGCCGCGCTCTCAGCCCACCTGACGCGGCATGCCTCCTGA
- the glnA gene encoding type I glutamate--ammonia ligase, whose amino-acid sequence MATPQDVMKMVKENDAKFVDFRFTDTRGKEQHVTVPVSAFDEDKFENGHAFDGSSIAGWKGIQASDMILMPDPATAYIDPFFDETTVVLSCDVVDPADGRGYDRDPRSIAKRAEAYLKSSGIGDTAYFGPEPEFFIFDGVEWSVDMSGCSLKIHSAEASWGSGEKNDAVGGATGHRPTVKGGYFPVPPIDSLHDIRSAMVLTLEAIGCPVEVHHHEVANAGQCEIGTVFNTLVKRADQTQMLKYVVHNVAHQYGKTATFMPKPIVGDNGSGMHVHQSIWKDGKNLFAGDQYAGLSETALFYIGGIIKHAKALNAITNPGTNSYKRLVPHYEAPVKLAYSAKNRSASIRIPFVASTKARRIETRFPDPIANPYLCFAALLMAGLDGIQNKIHPGDPADKNLYDLPPEEDALIPTVCASLEEALANLDKDREFLTRGGVFSNDWIDAYIALKMEEVNRIRMTTHPVEFDMYYSC is encoded by the coding sequence ATGGCAACCCCGCAAGACGTGATGAAGATGGTCAAGGAAAACGACGCCAAGTTCGTCGATTTCCGTTTCACCGACACCCGTGGCAAGGAACAGCACGTCACCGTGCCGGTCTCCGCCTTTGACGAAGACAAGTTCGAAAACGGTCACGCTTTCGACGGCTCCTCCATCGCTGGCTGGAAGGGTATCCAGGCTTCCGACATGATCCTGATGCCGGATCCCGCTACCGCCTACATCGACCCGTTCTTTGACGAAACCACCGTGGTTCTGTCCTGCGACGTCGTCGATCCTGCCGACGGCCGTGGCTACGACCGCGATCCGCGCTCCATCGCCAAGCGCGCTGAAGCCTACCTGAAGTCCTCCGGCATCGGCGATACCGCCTATTTCGGCCCGGAACCCGAATTCTTCATTTTCGATGGCGTCGAATGGTCGGTCGACATGTCCGGCTGCTCGCTGAAGATCCACTCCGCCGAAGCCTCCTGGGGTTCCGGTGAGAAGAACGACGCCGTTGGCGGCGCCACCGGCCACCGTCCGACCGTCAAGGGCGGCTACTTCCCGGTCCCGCCGATCGACAGCCTGCACGACATCCGCTCCGCCATGGTCCTGACCCTGGAAGCCATCGGCTGCCCGGTCGAAGTGCACCACCACGAAGTGGCCAACGCTGGCCAGTGCGAAATCGGTACCGTCTTCAACACCCTGGTCAAGCGTGCCGACCAGACCCAGATGCTGAAGTACGTGGTGCACAACGTTGCCCACCAGTACGGCAAGACCGCCACCTTCATGCCCAAGCCGATCGTTGGCGACAACGGTTCCGGCATGCACGTGCACCAGTCGATCTGGAAGGACGGCAAGAACCTGTTCGCAGGCGACCAGTACGCCGGCCTGTCTGAAACCGCCCTGTTCTACATCGGCGGCATCATCAAGCACGCCAAGGCCCTGAACGCGATCACCAACCCGGGTACCAACTCCTACAAGCGTCTGGTCCCGCACTACGAAGCTCCGGTCAAGCTGGCTTACTCCGCCAAGAACCGTTCCGCTTCGATCCGCATCCCGTTCGTCGCCTCGACCAAGGCCCGTCGTATCGAAACCCGCTTCCCGGATCCGATCGCCAACCCGTACCTGTGCTTTGCCGCTCTGCTGATGGCTGGTCTGGACGGTATCCAGAACAAGATCCACCCGGGCGATCCGGCTGACAAGAACCTGTACGATCTGCCGCCGGAAGAAGACGCGCTGATCCCGACCGTTTGCGCCTCGCTCGAAGAAGCTCTGGCCAATCTGGACAAGGATCGCGAGTTCCTGACCCGTGGCGGTGTCTTCTCCAACGACTGGATCGATGCCTACATCGCCCTGAAGATGGAAGAAGTCAATCGTATCCGCATGACCACCCATCCGGTCGAGTTCGATATGTACTACAGCTGCTAA
- a CDS encoding DUF4124 domain-containing protein translates to MTKILVRALLLASLVTLPASAQVIYKCVDAGGGVLISNHRVDKNCKPIVSAPENNLPPPKAAPKAAATPSPAGFPRVQEETQKARDSDRRHILEQELAGEQRSLETARRDLADLEAQRPGVDRLLPYRERVQQHERNVQALQKELGNLR, encoded by the coding sequence ATGACAAAAATCTTGGTCCGGGCGTTGCTGCTGGCGTCCCTGGTGACGTTGCCGGCATCGGCGCAGGTTATTTACAAGTGCGTAGATGCCGGTGGCGGGGTGTTGATTTCGAATCACCGCGTCGATAAAAACTGCAAACCCATCGTCAGCGCACCTGAGAACAACTTGCCGCCGCCGAAAGCTGCGCCCAAGGCTGCGGCAACACCCAGCCCGGCGGGGTTCCCCCGTGTCCAGGAAGAAACCCAGAAGGCTCGCGATAGCGATCGGCGCCATATCCTTGAGCAGGAGTTGGCGGGCGAACAGCGCAGTCTCGAGACCGCCCGGCGCGATCTGGCCGATCTGGAGGCGCAGCGGCCCGGTGTGGATCGGTTGCTGCCCTATCGCGAGCGGGTGCAGCAGCATGAGCGCAATGTCCAGGCGCTGCAGAAAGAACTCGGCAACTTGCGTTAG
- the clsB gene encoding cardiolipin synthase ClsB: MPPEQIPGNRLTLLESGREYFPALLAALDSACRDIHLESYIYANDAIGQAVSAALCRAALRGVRVHVTVDGFGGRNFPADFLPQLLAAGVQAMLYRPEFARFRLRRHRLRRLHRKLAVIDGRIAFIGGINIVDDDNAPPEMRPRYDYAVQVEGPLVARMHQNMRRMWEIVAWANFKRRYRLLDTQPATPPQVGDQSAAFVIRDNIRHRADILNAYLDAIRSARREILIANAYFLPGVRFGRALYAAARRGVRVRILLQGKSDHPLLRYATQTLYRSALAAGIEIFEYEKSFLHAKVAVIDGTWATVGSSNIDPFSLLLAKEANLVVADRRFAEQLQARVEQALASGARRMRAGEFERQPWPSRLLRWASYGLVRLAANLVLPTDRTDD, from the coding sequence ATGCCTCCTGAGCAGATTCCCGGCAACCGGTTGACCCTCCTTGAGTCGGGACGCGAGTATTTTCCCGCCCTGCTCGCCGCACTTGACAGCGCCTGCCGCGACATTCACCTCGAAAGCTATATCTACGCCAACGATGCCATTGGCCAGGCGGTCAGCGCCGCGCTGTGCCGGGCGGCGCTGCGCGGGGTGCGGGTACATGTCACGGTCGACGGCTTTGGCGGGCGGAATTTCCCCGCCGATTTTCTGCCGCAACTGCTCGCAGCTGGCGTGCAGGCCATGCTTTATCGCCCCGAGTTCGCCCGCTTCCGGCTGCGCCGTCACCGCCTCCGCCGCCTGCACCGCAAGCTGGCGGTGATCGATGGCCGGATCGCTTTCATCGGTGGCATCAACATCGTCGACGACGACAACGCCCCGCCCGAGATGCGCCCGCGCTACGACTACGCAGTACAGGTCGAAGGCCCGCTGGTCGCCCGGATGCATCAGAACATGCGGCGGATGTGGGAAATTGTCGCCTGGGCCAACTTCAAGCGCCGTTATCGCCTGCTCGACACCCAACCGGCAACGCCGCCGCAGGTCGGCGACCAGAGTGCCGCCTTCGTCATTCGCGACAATATCCGCCACCGCGCCGACATTCTCAACGCCTATCTCGATGCGATCCGCAGCGCCCGCCGCGAAATCCTGATTGCCAACGCCTACTTCCTGCCCGGCGTCCGCTTCGGCCGCGCCCTTTACGCCGCCGCCCGCCGCGGGGTACGAGTACGCATCCTGCTGCAGGGCAAGAGCGACCATCCGCTACTGCGTTATGCGACGCAAACGCTCTACCGCAGTGCGCTAGCAGCCGGAATCGAGATTTTCGAGTACGAAAAGAGCTTCCTCCACGCCAAGGTGGCGGTCATCGACGGCACATGGGCAACCGTCGGTTCGTCGAATATCGACCCTTTCAGTCTGCTGCTGGCCAAGGAGGCCAATCTGGTCGTCGCCGACCGGCGCTTTGCCGAACAACTGCAGGCGCGCGTCGAACAGGCTCTCGCCAGCGGGGCCCGGCGCATGCGCGCTGGCGAGTTCGAGCGCCAGCCATGGCCTTCGCGCCTGTTGCGCTGGGCCAGCTACGGCTTGGTCCGACTGGCGGCCAATCTGGTACTGCCAACCGACCGCACCGACGACTAG
- the nadA gene encoding quinolinate synthase NadA: protein MQTATISFDPFNSLSDEACQERIRAARAKLGKKAVILCHHYQRADVYQHADLTGDSLKLSRLASQTDSEYVVFCGVHFMAEVADIMTAPNQIAILPDLAAGCSMADMANLAKVERCWRELGAVIDVEKEVTPVTYINSAADLKAFCGEHGGIVCTSSNAGTIAKWAFDQRPKVLFFPDQHLGRWTGHNMGFAMDEMVVWDPDLEMGGLTPAQIKKARILLWKGHCSVHQMFQKSHIDAFRAKYPEGKVIAHPECNFEVCAASDYVGSTEHIVKTIKEAPEGTRWLVGTELNLVDRLAKEVLPQNKIVQFMATTICMCSTMQRIDPQHLAWTLENLAEGKVVNQIKVPEHETAAAKLALDRMLAIS, encoded by the coding sequence ATGCAAACCGCGACCATTTCCTTCGACCCGTTCAACAGCCTCTCCGACGAAGCCTGTCAGGAACGCATCCGCGCTGCCCGCGCCAAGCTCGGCAAGAAGGCCGTGATCCTCTGCCACCATTACCAGCGTGCCGACGTCTATCAGCATGCCGATCTGACCGGCGACTCACTCAAGCTGTCGCGCCTCGCCTCGCAAACCGACTCGGAATATGTCGTCTTCTGCGGCGTGCACTTCATGGCCGAAGTCGCCGACATCATGACCGCACCCAACCAGATCGCGATCCTGCCCGATCTTGCCGCCGGCTGTTCGATGGCCGACATGGCCAACCTGGCCAAGGTCGAACGCTGCTGGCGCGAGCTAGGCGCGGTGATCGATGTCGAAAAAGAAGTCACCCCCGTCACCTACATCAACTCGGCCGCAGACCTCAAAGCCTTCTGCGGCGAGCACGGCGGCATCGTGTGCACCTCTTCGAATGCCGGCACTATCGCCAAATGGGCCTTTGACCAGCGCCCGAAAGTGCTGTTCTTCCCCGATCAGCACCTGGGTCGCTGGACCGGCCACAACATGGGTTTCGCGATGGACGAAATGGTGGTCTGGGACCCGGATCTGGAAATGGGCGGTCTCACCCCGGCCCAGATCAAGAAGGCGCGCATCCTGCTGTGGAAAGGCCACTGCTCGGTGCACCAGATGTTCCAGAAGTCGCACATCGACGCCTTCCGCGCCAAGTATCCCGAGGGCAAGGTGATCGCCCACCCGGAGTGCAACTTCGAAGTCTGCGCCGCCTCCGACTACGTCGGTTCGACCGAGCACATCGTCAAGACCATCAAGGAAGCACCGGAAGGCACGCGCTGGCTGGTCGGCACCGAGCTCAATCTGGTCGACCGCCTGGCCAAGGAAGTGCTGCCGCAGAACAAGATCGTGCAGTTCATGGCCACCACCATCTGCATGTGCTCGACGATGCAGCGGATCGACCCGCAGCACCTGGCGTGGACGCTGGAAAACCTGGCCGAGGGCAAGGTGGTCAATCAGATCAAGGTGCCGGAACACGAAACGGCTGCGGCCAAGCTGGCACTGGACCGGATGCTGGCGATTTCCTGA
- a CDS encoding cation diffusion facilitator family transporter, which yields MAEGEFDLGSNGALRHAEAQRATWLSAGVNLLLTLAQLLVGWLAHSQSLLAHGLHSFSDLLSDFLVLFATRQSAHPADAAHPYGHARFETAATLILGTSLALIGGGILWDCASRLQQGEAPPAVAAAAFWVALATVVAKEGLYRYLAAVADRLRSKLLLANALHTRADAASALVVVVGVGGALLGWPLLDLLAAALMGLMILRLGGELGLGALRELIDTGLEAAEVAALTTTVRAVSGVVGEPRLRTRRMAQHVLVDAHVQVRPRISVSEGHRVAEAVRERLLAMHRDVLDVLVHIDPEDDGQALPAPGLPTRDAIMAVLAPGLAGWPPLERMELHYLGGRLEIELFFTAALPAGAGLEALEARIAAAWPEVGGLRNLAVWVRHAP from the coding sequence ATGGCAGAGGGCGAATTCGACCTGGGCAGTAACGGCGCGTTGCGTCACGCGGAGGCGCAGCGCGCCACCTGGCTGAGTGCCGGCGTCAATCTGCTGCTGACTCTGGCGCAGTTGCTGGTCGGCTGGCTGGCGCACTCGCAGTCGCTGCTGGCGCATGGTCTGCATTCCTTTTCCGATCTGCTGTCGGATTTTCTGGTGCTTTTTGCTACCCGCCAGAGCGCGCACCCGGCTGATGCTGCGCATCCGTATGGTCATGCCCGCTTTGAAACGGCTGCGACGCTGATCCTCGGAACTTCCCTGGCGCTGATCGGCGGTGGCATCCTCTGGGATTGCGCCAGTCGTCTGCAGCAGGGCGAGGCACCGCCTGCGGTGGCGGCAGCGGCCTTCTGGGTTGCCTTGGCCACGGTGGTTGCCAAGGAAGGGTTATATCGTTACCTGGCGGCAGTAGCCGATCGCCTGCGTTCGAAATTACTGTTGGCCAATGCCCTGCATACCCGGGCTGATGCCGCTTCGGCCCTGGTGGTGGTGGTCGGTGTCGGCGGTGCCTTGCTCGGCTGGCCTTTGCTTGACTTGCTGGCAGCTGCCTTGATGGGCCTGATGATTCTGCGCCTGGGCGGCGAACTGGGGCTGGGGGCGCTGCGCGAACTGATCGATACCGGGCTGGAGGCTGCCGAGGTTGCGGCGCTGACCACGACGGTCCGGGCGGTGTCCGGAGTAGTTGGCGAGCCCCGGCTCAGGACCCGGCGGATGGCGCAGCATGTGCTGGTCGATGCACATGTTCAGGTCCGGCCACGGATCAGCGTCTCCGAAGGGCACCGGGTGGCCGAGGCAGTACGTGAGCGCCTGCTGGCGATGCACCGGGATGTCCTTGATGTACTGGTTCATATCGACCCCGAGGACGATGGGCAGGCTTTGCCGGCGCCTGGTTTGCCGACGCGCGACGCCATCATGGCGGTGTTGGCGCCCGGGCTGGCGGGGTGGCCGCCGCTGGAGCGGATGGAGTTGCACTACCTCGGCGGACGCCTGGAAATCGAATTGTTCTTCACTGCGGCCTTGCCGGCAGGGGCGGGGCTGGAGGCGCTCGAGGCCCGGATTGCGGCAGCCTGGCCGGAGGTCGGTGGGCTGCGCAACTTGGCGGTCTGGGTGCGCCACGCACCGTAA
- the gluQRS gene encoding tRNA glutamyl-Q(34) synthetase GluQRS: protein MVAEVAAVLPQAQYRGRFAPSPTGPLHFGSLVAAVGSYLDARSQDGEWLVRIEDVDTPRCQPGMGDAILRSLDAFGFAWDREVIWQSRRSEAYAAALDELRRRGLAYACGCSRKEIADSATRPAVDGGLAYPGTCRDGLAPGRSARAWRLRVPDQRIGCVDRIQGEVAQHLAEDVGDFVLLRADGLFAYQLAVTVDDQFQQISDIVRGADLLDSTPRQLWLQHCLGAPTPRYAHLPVVANAAGEKLSKQTRAAAIDPAQAAPQLVAALRFLGQPVPDELVCASLAEVWAWALAHWDFARIPQQRAAII, encoded by the coding sequence GTGGTTGCAGAAGTAGCGGCAGTTTTGCCGCAGGCGCAGTATCGCGGGCGCTTTGCGCCGTCGCCGACCGGGCCTTTGCATTTTGGCTCGCTGGTGGCGGCAGTCGGCAGCTATCTTGATGCCCGCAGCCAAGACGGCGAATGGCTGGTGCGGATCGAGGATGTCGATACTCCGCGCTGCCAGCCGGGAATGGGCGACGCGATCCTGCGCAGTCTCGATGCCTTCGGCTTCGCCTGGGATCGCGAGGTGATCTGGCAAAGCCGGCGCAGCGAGGCCTATGCTGCAGCGCTCGATGAGTTAAGGCGGCGCGGTCTGGCCTATGCGTGTGGTTGTTCACGCAAGGAAATCGCTGATTCGGCGACGCGGCCGGCGGTCGATGGCGGTTTGGCCTACCCCGGGACGTGTCGTGACGGCCTGGCGCCAGGGCGTAGCGCGCGGGCGTGGCGCCTGCGCGTGCCGGACCAGCGGATCGGTTGCGTGGACCGGATTCAGGGCGAGGTTGCGCAGCACCTGGCCGAGGATGTTGGCGATTTCGTCCTGCTGCGGGCAGACGGTTTGTTTGCTTATCAACTTGCTGTCACGGTCGACGACCAGTTTCAGCAAATTTCCGACATCGTGCGCGGTGCCGACTTGCTCGATTCGACGCCGCGCCAACTCTGGTTGCAGCATTGTCTGGGGGCGCCAACGCCGCGTTATGCGCATTTGCCAGTGGTTGCCAACGCCGCCGGCGAAAAGCTCTCGAAGCAGACACGGGCTGCCGCGATTGATCCCGCGCAGGCCGCGCCGCAACTGGTGGCCGCGCTGCGTTTTCTCGGGCAGCCGGTGCCGGACGAACTGGTGTGCGCATCACTTGCCGAGGTCTGGGCTTGGGCGCTGGCGCACTGGGATTTCGCGCGGATTCCGCAGCAGCGGGCGGCGATCATTTAA
- a CDS encoding rhodanese-like domain-containing protein, translated as MGTITEILRLAQARAEGLGRPYQGELLPAEAYLLLQQAPGARLVDVRTRAEWDWVGRVPQAVEIEWNQYPGGTRNPHFVAELTRQVDREALVMFLCRSGVRSIGAASTACEVGFTNCYNILEGFEGDKDANGQRGHIGGWRKAGLPWHQG; from the coding sequence ATGGGAACGATTACCGAAATTTTGCGCCTGGCGCAGGCGCGTGCCGAAGGCCTGGGCCGCCCCTATCAGGGCGAACTATTGCCGGCGGAAGCCTACCTGCTCCTGCAGCAGGCGCCCGGCGCCCGTCTGGTCGATGTGCGCACCCGTGCCGAATGGGACTGGGTCGGCCGGGTACCGCAGGCAGTCGAAATCGAATGGAACCAGTACCCGGGCGGTACGCGCAATCCGCACTTCGTTGCCGAACTGACCCGCCAGGTCGATCGCGAAGCGCTGGTGATGTTCCTCTGCCGTAGCGGCGTGCGCTCGATTGGCGCCGCCAGCACGGCCTGCGAAGTGGGTTTCACCAATTGCTACAACATCCTTGAAGGCTTCGAGGGCGACAAGGACGCCAACGGTCAGCGCGGTCACATCGGCGGCTGGCGCAAGGCCGGACTGCCCTGGCACCAGGGCTGA